Proteins from a genomic interval of Cupriavidus pauculus:
- the msrA gene encoding peptide-methionine (S)-S-oxide reductase MsrA: MTTQTETAILAGGCFWGMQDLLRRYPGVLTTRVGYTGGDVPNATYRNHGTHAEGIEIVFDPGQISYRQILEFFFQIHDPTTRNRQGNDVGTSYRSAIFYRDDAQKRVAEQTVADVNASGLWPGKVVTEIVPAGPFWEAEPEHQDYLERIPNGYTCHFIRPGWKLPQQG; the protein is encoded by the coding sequence ATGACGACACAAACCGAAACCGCGATCCTGGCCGGCGGCTGCTTCTGGGGCATGCAGGACCTGCTGCGCCGCTACCCCGGCGTGCTGACCACGCGCGTGGGCTACACCGGTGGCGACGTGCCCAATGCCACGTACCGCAACCACGGCACCCATGCGGAGGGGATCGAGATCGTGTTCGATCCCGGCCAGATCAGCTACCGCCAGATCCTCGAATTCTTCTTCCAGATCCACGATCCGACCACGCGGAACCGGCAGGGCAACGACGTCGGCACCAGCTACCGCTCGGCCATCTTCTACCGCGACGACGCCCAGAAGCGCGTGGCCGAGCAGACCGTGGCCGACGTGAACGCGTCGGGCCTCTGGCCCGGCAAGGTCGTCACGGAGATCGTGCCGGCCGGCCCGTTCTGGGAAGCGGAGCCCGAGCATCAGGACTATCTGGAACGGATTCCCAACGGCTATACCTGCCACTTCATCCGGCCGGGCTGGAAGCTGCCGCAGCAGGGCTAG
- a CDS encoding uracil-DNA glycosylase family protein has translation MKSPHPAQGVIASLRREIADCTQCAADLAAGPRPVLQFSATARILVIGQAPGSRVHASGVPFDDPSGDRLRDWMGIDKDTFYDASRVAIMPMGFCYPGKGRSGDLPPRKECAPRWHARVLECLPADRLTLLVGSYAQAAYLPTPAGTSMTAQVEDFRRHGPGVFPLPHPSWRVVMWMRQHPWFEAELLPALRAAVRARL, from the coding sequence ATGAAGTCTCCCCACCCCGCCCAGGGTGTCATCGCGTCCCTGCGGCGCGAGATTGCCGATTGCACCCAATGCGCCGCCGATCTGGCCGCCGGGCCGCGCCCGGTGCTGCAGTTCAGCGCCACTGCCCGCATCCTTGTCATCGGCCAGGCGCCGGGATCGCGCGTGCATGCCAGCGGCGTGCCGTTCGACGATCCCAGCGGCGACCGCCTGCGCGACTGGATGGGCATCGACAAGGACACGTTCTACGACGCGTCGCGCGTCGCCATCATGCCGATGGGGTTCTGCTATCCGGGCAAGGGCAGGAGCGGCGACCTGCCGCCCCGCAAGGAGTGCGCGCCGCGCTGGCATGCGCGCGTGCTGGAATGCCTGCCCGCTGACCGTCTGACGCTGCTGGTCGGCAGCTACGCGCAGGCCGCCTATCTGCCGACACCGGCCGGGACGTCGATGACAGCCCAGGTGGAAGACTTCCGGCGCCACGGGCCGGGCGTATTCCCGCTGCCCCACCCGTCGTGGCGGGTCGTGATGTGGATGCGTCAGCACCCGTGGTTCGAAGCCGAGCTGTTGCCCGCGTTGCGGGCGGCGGTGCG